From one Oncorhynchus clarkii lewisi isolate Uvic-CL-2024 chromosome 6, UVic_Ocla_1.0, whole genome shotgun sequence genomic stretch:
- the LOC139412138 gene encoding NADH dehydrogenase [ubiquinone] iron-sulfur protein 3, mitochondrial, with product MAASLVRFVRGGFSRTLNLANRSPCLMQARSETTETKPTVRPKDAVTHNQLAAFGEYVAEMLPKYVQQVQVTCYNELEVMIHPDGVIPVLTFLRDHSNAQFRNMIDLTAVDIPTRQNRFEIVYNLLSLRYNSRIRLKTYTDELTPVDSSVSVHNAANWYEREVWDMYGVFFANHPDLRRILTDYGFEGHPFRKDFPLSGFVEVRYDDEVKRVVAEPVELSQEFRKFDLNSPWEVFPAHREAKAPELPAGDKPADK from the exons ATGGCGGCATCGTTAGTGCGTTTTGTTCGCGGAGGTTTTAGCAGGACTTTGAATC TTGCCAATCGAAGCCCATGTCTCATGCAAGCGAGATCCGAGACTACTGAAACAAAAC CCACTGTTAGACCCAAGGATGCGGTCACCCATAACCAACTTGCAGCTTTTGGAGAATATGTGGCTGAAATGCTTCCTAAATATGTGCAGCAAGTCCAG GTGACGTGTTACAATGAGTTGGAGGTGATGATCCATCCTGACGGGGTCATCCCTGTGTTGACCTTTCTGAGAGACCACAGCAACGCTCAGTTCCGAAACATGATTGACCTTACTGCAGTTGACATTCCCACCCGCCAGAATCGCTTTGAG ATTGTGTACAACCTGCTCTCCCTGCGCTACAACTCCCGGATCCGTTTGAAGACCTACACCGACGAGCTCACCCCAGTAGACTCATCTGTGTCTGTCCACAACGCAGCCAACTGGTATGAGAGGGAG GTGTGGGACATGTATGGAGTTTTCTTCGCCAACCACCCTGACCTGAGACGTATTCTGACAGATTATGGGTTTGAGGGGCATCCGTTTAGGAAGGACTTCCCACTGTCAGGATTTGTGGAG GTGCGTTATGATGATGAGGTGAAGCGCGTGGTGGCAGAGCCTGTGGAGCTCTCACAGGAGTTTCGTAAGTTTGACCTGAACAGTCCGTGGGAGGTGTTCCCAGCCCACCGTGAGGCCAAGGCACCTGAGCTGCCAGCTGGGGATAAGCCAGCTGACAAGTAA